In one window of Vanrija pseudolonga chromosome 5, complete sequence DNA:
- the CUL1 gene encoding Cullin-1, with translation MSQAHRPTWNPTMGKETKAGSQQISKLSLASHTKLKFRQPGQVTANDVARRDLRAELAAAERAAQDKKRKAAGLPPLPPLAGAAAIENGNGADEDEERAKRRRILEEAAELDADDSDDDDEEEDKAKEKGKGKAVDNDDDDEDDEDDDDDDSDDDSDDEDDTAALMAELARIKQERAEEKARLDAEANASAAADRDEEIATGNPLLNLQAALGQRPSDTPSSSGGSFTVKRRWDDDLIFKNQAAGIDDKPKKGEFVNDLLRSEFHKKFMNKDADLQTAWNFLQTGVEHIMTRMSTGMTYQYYMLLYTTIYDYCTVPSRGSSLSSQPRGGASLQGADLYKKLNSFLADHCKAMREDGEKLSDIELLKFYARQWDRYTNGASYVHKLFNYLNKHWVKREKDEGRKDVYSIYTLALVAWKRNFFKYIQNKDNEPSRLTQAVLKQIELQRNGEAIDNSLLKKVIESYVALGIDDADAQRQNLEVYHDVFQVYFLQATDRYYTAESAAFVANNSVPDYMKKAEERLSEEADRINLYLHDSTRKELKEVCERVLIQDHQELMWDEFQNLLDSDRESDLARMYGLLVRVENALKPLREKFEAHVKKAGLAAVERVIPAPGALNEQGKQEVLDPKAYIEALLSVHTKFGDIVNGPFRSELGFNGSLDRACREFVNKNAAATTSSKSPELLANYCDMLLRKSNRDLDPDSLEAALNQAMVIFKFIDDKDVFQKFYQKKLAQRLVNANSASDDSESSMISKLKDISGFDYTNKLTRMFSDVSVGRDVTERFKEKERRDGHSDDIDFSIMVLGTNFWPLAPSNSDYAVPRQLEPVYERFTKFYNDVHSGRKLTWLWHVSKNELRTTYLSQKYIFMTSAYQTAILTLFNENDSLTFKEIQTGTQISEGILKPQMTLLVKAKVLTQDGDAYDLNMGFKSKKIRVQLNQPVRAEQKAETTEVLAAVDEDRKFIYQATIVRLMKARKTMKHQALIQDVTAQISTKFTPKVSDIKKAIDYLIDKEYLERGDAKDTYNYLA, from the exons ATGTCGCAAGCACACCGCCCAACATGGAACCCGACGATGGGCAAGGAGACAAAGGCGGGCTCACAGCAGATCTCCAAGCTGTCTCTGGCGTCGCACACCAAGCTCAAGTTTAGGCAACCGGGCCAGGTGACAGCCAACGACGTTGCGCGGCGTGatctgcgcgccgagctcgcggccgcggagCGCGCAGCACAGGACAAAAAGCGCAAGGCCGCTGGTCTTCCCCCACTGCCACCGCTCGCGGGCGCTGCGGCCATCGAGAACGGTAacggtgccgacgaggacgaggagcgcgccaagcGGAGACGGATCCtcgaggaggctgccgagctcgacgcggacgacagcgacgatgacgacgaagaggaggacaaagcgaaggagaagggcaagggcaaggccgtggacaacgatgacgatgatgaggacgacgaggacgatgacgacgatgacagcGACGATGACAG cgacgacgaggacgacacggcggcgctcatggccgagctggcgcgtATCAAGCAGGAGCGCGCAGAGGAGAAGGCGCGGTTG gacgccgaggccaacgcctccgccgcggccgaccgcgacgaggagatcgCGACCGGCAACCCGCTGCTCAACCTCCAAGCGGCGCTAGGCCAGCGCCCAAGCgacacgccgagcagctcggggGGCAGCTTTACCGTCAAGCGCCGctgggacgacgacctcaTCTTCAAGAACCAGGCGGCGGGGATCGAcgacaagcccaagaagggcGAGTTTGTCAACGACCTCCTGCGGTCCGAGTTCCACAAGAAGTTTATGAACAA GGATGCCGACCTCCAG ACTGCCTGGAACTTCCTCCAGACTGGTGTCGAGCACATCATGACCCG CATGTCCACCGGCATGACGTACCAGTACTACATGCTCCTCTACACCACCATCTACGACTACTGCACCGTCCCGagccgcggcagcagcctcagCTCGCAGCCCCGGGGCGGAGCGAGCCTCCAGGGCGCCGACCTGTACAAGAAGCTCAACTCGTTCCTTGCCGACCACTGCAAGGCGATGCGTGAG GACGGCGAGAAGCTCTCAGACATTGAGCTCCTCAAGTTCTATGCCCGCCAGTGGGACCGCTACACCAACGGCGCGTCATACGTCCACAAGCTGTTCAACTACCTGAACAAGCACTGGGTCAAGcgcgagaaggacgagggAAGAAAGGACGTGTACTCGATCTACACT CTTGCCCTTGTTGCCTGGAAGAGAAACTTCTTCAAGTACATCCAGAACAAGGACAACGAGCCCTCGCGCCTCACCCAGGCCGTGCTCAAGCAGATCGAGCTCCAGCGTAACGGCGAGGCGATTGACAACAGCCTGCTGAAGAAGGTCATTGAGAGCTATG TCGCTCTCGGTATcgatgacgccgatgccCAGAGACAGAACCTCGAGGTGTACCACGACGTCTTCCAGGTCTACTTCCTCCAGGCTACCGACCGCTACTACacggccgagtcggccgcgtTCGTCGCCAACAACTCGGTCCCCGACTACATGAAGAAGGCAGAGGAGCGTCTCTCGGAGGAAGCCGACAGGATAAACCTGTACCTTCACGACAGCACGCGCAAGGAG CTTAAGGAGGTctgcgagcgcgtcctcaTCCAGGACCACCAGGAGCTCATGTGGGACGAGTTCCAAAACTTACTCGACTCGGACCGCGAGTCCGACCTCGCCCGCATGTACGGTCTtctcgtccgtgtcgagaACGCTCTCAAGCCCCTCCGTGAGAAGTTTGAGGCCCACGTCAAGAAGGCGGGTCTTGCTGCTGTCGAGCGTGTCATCCCCGCTCCCGGAGCCCTCAACGAGCAGGGCAAGCAGGAGGTCCTTGACCCGAAGGCGTACATTGAGGCCCTCCTCTCGGTTCACACCAAGTTTggcgacattgtcaacgGTCCCTTCCGCTCCGAGCTCGGCTTCAACGGCAGTCTTGACCGA GCCTGCCGCGAGTTTGTCAACAAGAATGCTGCTGCCACCACGTCGTCCAAGTCgcccgagctcctcgccaacTACTGCGACATGCTGCTTCGCAAGAGCAACCGTGACCTAGAccccgactcgctcgaggcggcgctcaaCCAGGCCATGGTCATCTTCAAGTtcatcgacgacaaggacgttTTCCAGAAGTTCTACCAGAAGAAGCTTGCTCAGCGTCTTGTCAACGCAAACTCGGCATCCGACGACAGTGAATCGTCCATGATctccaagctcaaggacatTTCCGGTTTCGACTACACCAACAAGCTCACTCGCATGTTCAGCGACGTCAGTGTTGGTCGCGACGTTACCGAGCGGttcaaggagaaggagcgtcGTGACGGCCACTCGGATGACA TTGACTTCTCGATCATGGTCCTTGGTACCAACTTCTGGCCCCTCGCGCCTTCCAACAGCGACTACGCCGTTCCTCGCCAGTTGGAGCCTGTCTACGAACGCTTTACCAAGTTCTACAACGATGTGCACTCTGGCCGCAAGCTCACCTGGCTGTGGCACGTCTCGAAGAATGAGCTTCGCACGACCTACCTGTCGCAGAAGTACATCTTCATGACCAGCGCATACCAGACCGCCATTCTCACCCTGTTCAACGAGAACGACAGCTTGACATTCAAGGAGATCCAGACCGGCACCCAGATCTCAGAGGGCATCCTCAAGCCCCAGATGACTCTgctcgtcaaggccaaggttCTCACCCAGGACGGTGACGCGTACGACCTCAACATGG GCTTCAAGTCCAAGAAGATTCGTGTTCAGCTCAACCAgcccgtccgcgccgagcagaaggccgagacgaccgaggtcctcgctgccgtcgacgaggaccgcAAGTTCATCTACCAGGCGACCATTGTCCGTCTCATGAAGGCCCGCAAG ACCATGAAGCATCAGGCCCTTATTCAGGACGTGACGGCCCAGATTTCGACCAAGTTCACGCCCAAGGTATCAGACATCAAGAAGGCGATCGACTACCTCATCGACAAGGAGTACCTGGAGCGTGGAGACGCAAAGGACACGTACAACTACCTGGCCTAG
- the pgmA gene encoding Phosphoglucomutase, with product MSVVTVQTTPFAGQKPGTSGLRKKVKVFQQPHYTENFVQAIFTAMPGGSDGKTIVVGGDGRYYSPEVVQIILRLAAGNGIKHVVVGQHGVLSTPAVSALIRSLKTDGGILLTASHNPGGPENDFGIKFNTANGGPAPEDVTDKIYKVTEGITSYKQVELPDLDISKLGEFTHGPLKVTIVDSVSNYIELLKTIFDFERIKKWLHETSPKPTVLFDALNGVTGPYGRAIFVEELGLPESSIQNATPLPDFGGLHPDPNLTYAHTLVERVERENILFGAASDGDGDRNMIYGKGAFVTPSDSVAIIADWAEKAIPYFKGGVKGLARSMPTSGAIDLVAKAKGLEVFEVPTGWKFFGNLMDAGRLSICGEESFGTGSDHIREKDGVWAVVAWLAILAAANEEKPGTTIDDVLLAHYNVYGRSFFSRYDYEEVESAGAEALVNNLREEFAKPDFVGQSFKATTSDTSFTVKEAADFAYTDPVDGSVSTKQGLYIKFTDGSRIIFRLSGTGSSGATVRLYVEKYSKNAAEYGEDAQVGLKPLIEVALSLSKLQDYIKRDKPTVIT from the exons AT GTCTGTTGTCACCGTTCAGACCACCCCCTTCGCGGGCCAGAAGCCTGGCACCTCGGGCCTTCGTAAGAAG GTCAAGGTCTTCCAGCAGCCCCACTACACCGAGAACTTTGTCCAGGCCATCTTCACCGCCAtgcccggcggcagcgacggcaagacgatcgtcgtcggtggtgaCGGCCGCTACTACTCGCCCGAGGTCGTCCAGATCATCCTCCGCCTTGCTGCCGGTAACGGCATCAAGCACGTTGTCGTTGGCCAGCACGGTGTCCTCTCGACCCCCGCCGTCTCGGCCCTCATCCGTTCCCTCAAGACGGACGGCGGTATCCTCCTCACCGCCTCGCACAACCCTGGTGGCCCCGAGAACGACTTTGGCATCAAGTTCAACACTGCCAACGGTGGCCCCGCCCCGGAGGACGTTACCGACAAGATCTACAAGGTTACCGAGGGCATCACGAGCTACAAGCAGGTTGAGCTCCCCGAC CTCGACAtctccaagctcggcgagttCACCCACGGCCCCCTCAAGGTGACCATTGTCGACTCGGTGTCCAACTACATTGAGCTCCTCAAGACCATCTTCGACTTTGAGCGTATCAAGAAGTGGCTCCACGAAACGTCGCCCAAGCCCACTGTCCTCTTTGACGCCCTCAACGGTGTCACTGGCCCCTACGGCCGCGCCATCttcgtcgaggagctcggcctccccgAGTCGTCGATCCAGAACGCTACCCCCCTCCCCGACTTTGGCGGCCTCCACCCCGACCCCAACCTCACCTACGCCCACACCCTTGTCGAGCGTGTTGAGCGCGAGAACATCCtcttcggcgccgcctcggacgGTGACGGTGACCGTAACATGATCTACGGCAAGGGTGCCTTCGTCACCCCCTCCGACTCGGTTGCCATCATTGCCGACtgggccgagaaggccatcCCCTACTTCAAGGGCGGTGTCAAGGGCCTTGCCCGTTCCATGCCTACCTCGGGCGCCATTGACCttgtcgccaaggccaagggcctcgaggtcTTCGAGGTCCCTACTGGAT GGAAGTTCTTTGGCAACCTCATGGACGCTGGCCGTCTCTCCATCTGCGGTGAGGAGTCGTTCGGTACCGGCTCGGACCACATCCGTGAGAAGGACGGTGTCTGGGCTGTTGTTG CTTGGCTCGCCAtcctggccgccgccaacgaggAGAAGCCTGGCACGACCATCGATgacgtgctcctcgcccactACAACGTCTACGGCCGTAGCTTCTTCTCTCGCTACGACtacgaggaggtcgagtctgctggcgccgaggccctcgtcaACAACCTTCGCGAGGAGTTTGCCAAGCCCGACTTTGTCGGCCAGTCCTTCAAGGCCACCACCTCGGACACTTCGTTCACTGTCAAGGAGGCTGCCGACTTTGCCTACACCGACCCCGTTGACGGCTCGGTTTCGACCAAGCAGGGCCTGTACATCAAGTTCACCGACGGCTCGCGTATCATCTTCCGTCTGTCAGGCACTGGATCGTCGGGTGCCACTGTTCGTCTGTATGTTGAGAAGTACAGCAAGAACGCGGCCGAGTACGGAGAGGACGCCCAGGTCGGCCTCAAGCCCCTCATCGAGGTTGCGCTCTCGCTGTCCAAGCTCCAGGACTACATCAAGCGTGACAAGCCCACTGTTATTACTTAA
- the ADE1 gene encoding Bifunctional purine biosynthetic protein ADE1: MAEPTTFPAPASDLTVLLLGAGGREHALAFKLAQSPRVKRVLIAPGNGGTSLIGGKVQNVNVPWGGKAGYAGAVQFAKENKVDLVVPGPEQPLVDGAEAEFRKAGIATFGPSPAAALLEGSKALSKEFMARHNIPTAGFRNFTLDQYEDAVAYLKSNPFSSGRAVIKASGLAAGKGVLIPETTEEALAALKSVMVDKEFGDAGNEVVVEEFLTGPEISVLAFSDGYTIVPMPAAQDHKRIGEGDTGLNTGGMGAYAPAPVATPEIMERVIKESLEPTIRGMRLDGHPFVGLLFTGFILTSAGPKVLEYNVRFGDPETQALMLLLDDETDLAEVMLAAVERRLDSVKLGYRDGFAVSVVAASEGYPGSYPKGVPMQIGAVPEGVQVFHAGTAVKDGVTVTDGGRVLAVAAVGNTIREAVDLAYKGVAAVEFKGKTIRRDIAYRALAAETPAGPSAPVALTYAAAGVDVDAGNALVEAIKPVVKATRRPGANGEIGGFGGAFDLKSAGFRDPVLVSGTDGVGTKLRVALNYGKHSTVGIDLVAMSVNDLIVQGAEPLYFLDYYACSKLDVPVAADVITGIAQGCLESGCALIGGETAEMPGMYHGDDYDLAGFAVGAVERNLMLPRNDMKAGDILIGLPSSGPHSNGFSLIRKVVSLAGLDLNSPAPWSPKETVGDSLLTPTRLYIKPLLPGIRAALFKGMSHITGGGFTENIPRVFVGQPDLGVKIDLTSWQLPELWKWISKTGNVAPLELARTFNCGVGMVIIVGKDQVSAALESLHSNGEPKAFVMGEVIATPGVEYLGIESWSQ; the protein is encoded by the exons ATGGCAGAGCCGACAACGttccccgcccccgcctcggacctcaccgtcctcctcctcggcgccggtggccgcgagcacgcgctggCCTTCAAGCTCGCCCAGTCGCCCCGCGTCAAGCGCGTCCTCATCGCGCCCGGAAACGGCGGCACGTCGCTcatcggcggcaaggtccaGAACGTCAACGTCCCGTGGGGCGGCAAGGCGGGCTACGCCGGCGCTGTCCAGTTTGCCAAGGAGaacaaggtcgacctcgtcgtccccggcCCCGAGCAGCCGCtcgttgacggcgccgaggccgagttccGCAAGG CCGGCATTGCCACCTTCGGTCCCTCGCCCGCTGCGGCGCTTCTCGAGGGCTCCAAGGCCCTCTCGAAGGAGTTCATGGCCCGCCACAACATCCCGACTGCCGGCTTCCGCAACTTCACCCTCGACCAGTACGAGGACGCTGTTGCCTACCTCAAGTCGAACCCCTTCTCGTCGGGCCGCGCCGTCATCAAGGCGTCGGGGCTTGCTGCCGGTAAGGGTGTGCTCATCCCCGAGAcgaccgaggaggcgctcgctgcgctcaaGTCGGTCATGGTCGACAAGGAGTTTggcgacgccggcaacgAGGTTGTGGTTGAGGAGTTCCTCACGGGCCCCGAGATCTCGGTCCTTGCCTTCTCCGACGGCTACACCATTGTCCCCATGCCCGCTGCGCAGGACCACAAGCGcatcggcgagggcgacactGGCCTCAACACTGGCGGCATGGGCGCGTACGCCCCGGCCCCCGTTGCTACCCCCGAGATCATGGAGCGTGTCATCAAGGAGTCGCTCGAGCCCACGATCCGTGGCAtgcgcctcgacggccaccCCTTTGTCGGCCTCCTCTTCACCGGCTTCATCCTTACCTCGGCCGGCCCCAAGGTCCTCGAGTACAACGTCCGCTTTGGCGACCCCGAGACCCAGGCGCTcatgctcctcctcgacgacgagaccgaccttgccgaggtcatgctcgccgccgttgaACGCCGCCTCGACTCGGTCAAGCTCGGCTACCGTGACGGCTTTGCCGTCTCGGTCGTTGCCGCGTCCGAGGGCTACCCCGGCTCGTACCCCAAGGGTGTCCCCATGCAGATTGGTGCCGTTCCTGAGG GCGTCCAGGTCTTCCACGCCGGTACCGCTGTCAAGGACGGCGTCACCGTGACCGACGGTGGccgtgtcctcgccgtcgccgccgttggcaACACCATCCGTGAGGCTGTCGACCTCGCCTACAAGGGTGTTGCTGCCGTCGAGTTCAAGGGCAAGACCATCCGCCGTGACATTGCCTAccgcgcccttgccgccgagaccCCCGCCGGACCCAGCGCCCCCGTCGCCCTCACCTACGCCGCTGCCggtgtcgatgtcgacgccggtaacgccctcgtcgaggccatcaagcccgtcgtcaaggccacgcgccgccccggaGCCAACGGCGAGATTGGTGGCTTTGGCGGTGCCTTTGACCTCAAGTCGGCTGGCTTCCGCGACCCCGTGCTCGTCTCGGGCACTGACGGTGTCGGAACCAAGCTCCGTGTTGCCCTCAACTACGGCAAGCACTCGACCGTTGGtatcgacctcgtcgccatgaGCGTCAACGACCTTATCGTCCAGGGTGCCGAGCCCCTGTACTTCCTCGACTACTATGCTTGCTCCAAGCTCGACGTCCctgtcgctgccgacgttATCACCGGTATTGCCCAGGGCTGCCTCGAGTCGGGCTGTGCCCTCATTGGTGGTGAGACTGCCGAGATGCCTGGCATGTACCACGGCGACGACTACGACCTTGCTGGCtttgccgtcggcgctgtcgagCGTAACCTCATGCTCCCCCGCAACGACATGAAGGCCGGTGACATTCTCATTGGTCTTCCCTCGTCTGGACCCCACTCGAACGGCTTCTCGCTCATCCGCAAGGTCGTTTCGCTTGCCGGACTCGACCTCAACTCGCCCGCTCCCTGGTCGCCCAAGGAGACTGTCGGCGACTCTctcctcacccccacccgcctCTACATCAAGCCCCTCCTCCCTGGTATCCGCGCCGCCCTGTTCAAGGGCATGTCGCACATCACTGGCGGTGGCTTCACCGAGAACATCCCCCGTGTCTTTGTCGGCCAGCCCGACCTCGGTGTCAAGATTGACCTGACTTCGTGGCAGCTGCCCGAGCTGTGGAAGTGGATCTCCAAGACTGGCAACGTTGCGCCTCTGGAGCTTGCACGCACCTTCAACTGTGGTGTGGGCATGGTCATTATTGTCGGCAAGGACCAGGTCTCTGCCGCGCTCGAGAGCCTGCACTCGAACGGCGAGCCCAAGGCCTTTGTCATGGGTGAGGTCATTGCCACGCCGGGTGTCGAGTACCTTGGAATCGAGTCCTGGTCTCAGTAA
- the SPAPJ696.02_0 gene encoding SH3 domain-containing protein: protein MSGGFGNFLNKVKTGAQSAGAQAAAFAQEGTARAQSGSSNIMQGFSLPGESQKAAKILKSFLADPSHPESALNSIPKQVLLGCKGLAVFTILKAGFVFSGKAGSGLVVARLPDGSWSAPSCIATAGVGWGLQIGADLTEVVMVLNTDEAVKAFSRGGNVTIGGSVSAAAGPIGTGGQLAASIVNPSPIFSYSRSKGLFAGLSLDGTILVERSDANRAFYGANISSTDILTGRVPAPEIASPMYDVIEAAEGLDDSHLPDQSYVPSNPVGGTHAQAGAPASAPPPTGNTPLFDSEAAHKK, encoded by the exons ATGTCGGGCGGCTTTGGCAACTTTCTGAACAAGGTCAAGACGGGCGCGCagagcgccggcgcgcaagcCGCCGCATTTGCCCAG gagggcacggcgcgcgcccagtCCGGCTCGTCCAACATCATGCAGGGCTTCTCGCTCCCCGGCGAGTCGCAGAAGGCGGCCAAGATCCTCAAGAGCTTCCTGG CCGACCCGTCGCaccccgagtcggcgctcAACTCGATCCCGAAGCAGGTCCTCCTCGGTTGCAAGggcctcgccgtcttcaCGATCCTCAAGGCCGGCTTCGTGTTCTCCGGCAAGGCGGGCTCTGGCCTCGTCGTTGCGCGTCTGCCTGACGGCAGctggagcgcgccgagctgtaTCGCCACTGCTG gcGTCGGATGGGGCCTCCAAATCGGCGCAGACCTCACCGAAGTGGTGATGGTTCTCAACACGGACGAGGCGGTCAAGGCGTtctcgcgcggcggcaacgtcaCGATTGGTGGCAGTGTGtctgctgccgccggcccaATCGGCACCGGTGGCCAGCTTGCCGCGTCGATTGTCAACCCCTCGCCTATCTTCAGCTACTCGAGGTCCAAGG GTCTATTTGCTGGCCTCTCGCTTGACGGAACTATTCTCGTTGAGCGCAGTGACGCAAACCGTGCTTTCTACGGCGCCAACATCTCATCGACCGACATTCTGAC CGGCCGTGTCCCTGCGCCTGAGATTGCGTCGCCAATGTACGACGTTATTGAGG CTGCCGAAGGTCTCGACGACTCGCACCTTCCCGACCAGTCGTATGTTCCCTCTAACCCAGTTGGCGGTACACATGCTCAGGCTGGTGCCCCCGCCAGTGCTCCTCCCCCCACCGGCAACACGCCCCTGTTTGACTCTGAAGCCGCGCACAAGAAGTAG
- the pet127 gene encoding mRNA degradation protein, mitochondrial produces MLALRAVSRTAPGLSRSIGSKATKGRRQRRAASAALARLRSNEVVQPAAAPEGEVPANAITAKVAIPQNGSREIDIKGKWDPSRVAERQVHPRQSLKAGEKYRLRIKDELADKGDEPAAKAENEQAASGSQDGADTNTKSSEGKGRKVIRSSGDRPTLDTPPHFARTHNFPLEPKDGERGEEGKGPSKELKKAKKKERREEPPRDEFLELFRPDDEAKAASEAYEPVASGMLAPSDVPIRGVKSPREAKVARLARGLQRVLFAPGVHSLRDPRTGVWNFEPELAEVPEPEQFAFHRMPQYITASKDDELAQMAEGDGLRFIGSTSTLTQALSQIYFTLSGGRGVDHTTLSGEFSSERKDFTAGAQLPALLNIELLPNGRYAIDNDKSNAIDENILSDYGRILEKLLTAEKDDFERFLTSSPESAVPESERTEREAYCYSRSSSLLMRSQLDCQDDRLPGNGTFDIKTRACMPIRMDRANYKKNSDYDISTLQGYKESFEREYYDLTRSGMLKYSLQARIGQMDGIFVAYHNTVRCFGFQYLPLSELDERLFGSTEIANQVFHLCVGLLERILEKATEIFPDRSLSMTLHRTKPRATEHDFENELIVTFAPTTWDNPDTPIPRRAMSIKLKAELDGTLIEGGVLELSGDRVARREQKLKVQWDMGMTPDTVDGIATATTLRDKAITTVRAMNSLSVPDGETPFKMLQATRKKYEGQVRNTAEVRWVAPNERTVALRQEAQESGKAYRKRVESWSAAKDGMWWGAESQRPGANGAEASK; encoded by the exons aTGCTCGCTCTACGTGCCGTGTCACGCACGGCGCCGGGACTGTCCCGCAGCATTGGTAGCAAGGCGACCAAGGGGCGCCGacaacgccgcgccgcgtccgccgcgctcgcgaggCTCAGAAGCAACGAGGTCGTccagcctgctgctgcccccgagggcgaggtccCGGCCAACGCTATCACGGCCAAGGTGGCCATCCCGCAGAACGGTTCCAGAGAAATAGACATCAAAGGGAAATGGGATCCGTCGCGCGTCGCTGAGCGCCAGGTGCACCCCCGGCAGTCCCTCAAGGCAGGCGAGAAGTACAGGCTCCGGATAAAGGACGAGTTGGCGGACAAAGGGGACGAgccggccgccaaggcggagAATGAACAGGCCGCGAGTGGATCACAGGACGGAGCGGACACGAACACCAAGAGCTCAGAAGGCAAGGGCCGCAAGGTGATCAGGTCGTCGGGGGACCGTCCCACCCTTGACACGCCACCCCACTTTGCCCGTACCCACAACTTTCCCCTCGAGCCCAAGGACggagagcgcggcgaggagggcaaaGGACCGAGCAAGGAGCTGAAGaaggcgaagaagaaggagcgccgcgaggagccTCCGCGCGACGAGTTCCTCG AGCTCTTCcggccagacgacgaggcaaaggcagcgagcgaggcatACGAGCCAGTCGCGTCGGGCatgctcgcgccgtccgacGTGCCGATCCGCGGCGTCAAGTCGCcgcgcgaggccaaggtcgcgcgtctcgcgcgcgggctgcAGCGCGTGCTCTTCGCTCCTGGGGTACACTCGCTGCGCGACCCGCGTACGGGCGTGTGGAACTTtgagcccgagctcgccgaggtgcccGAGCCGGAGCAGTTTGCGTTCCACCGCATGCCGCAGTACATTACTGCGTcgaaggacgacgagctggcccaGATGGCCGAAGGCGACGGGCTGCGGTTCAtcggctcgacgtcgaccctCACGCAGGCACTGAGCCAGATCTACTTCACGCTGAGTG GTGGACGTGGCGTCGACCACACGACGCTCAGCGGCGAGTTCAGCTCCGAGCGCAAGGACTTTACTGCCGGTGCGCAGCTCCCCGCGCTCTTGAATATCGAGCTGCTGCCCAACGGCCGCTACGCAATAGACAACGACAAGAGCAATGCGATCGACGAGAATATTCTCTCGGATTACGGCCGTATTCTCGAGAAGCTGTTAACGGCAGAGAAGGACGACTTTGAAAGATTCCTCACATCGTCACCAGAGTCGGCCGTCCCCGAGTCGGAGAGgacggagcgcgaggcgtacTGCTACAGCCGA agctcctccctcctcatGCGCTCGCAGCTCGATTGCCAGGACGACAGACTGCCCGGTAACGGAACGTTCGATATCAAGACCCGCGCGTGCATGCCCATCCGTATGGACCGGGCAAACTACAAG AAGAACAGCGACTACGACATTTCCACCCTCCAGGGCTACAAGGAGTCGTTTGAGCGCGAGTACTACGACTTGACAAGATCGGGCATGTTGAAGTACAG CCTCCAAGCCCGTATCGGCCAGATGGATGGCATCTTTGTCGCCTATCATAACACTGTCCGCTGCTTTGGCTTCCAGTATCTCCCTCT atccgagctcgacgagcggctATTCGGCTCCACTGAAATCGCCAACCAGGTCTTCCACCTCTGCGTgggcctgctcgagcgtATCCTCGAAAAGGCTACCGAGATCTTCCCCGACCGCTCGTTGTCAATGACCCTTCACCGCACAAAGCCTCGGGCTACGGAGCACGACTTTGAGAACGAGCTCATTGTGACGTttgcgccgacgacgtgggACAACCCTGACACGCCGATTCCCCGCCGTGCCATGTCCATCAAGCTCAAGGCTGAGCTTGATGGCACGCTGATCGAGGGGGGTGTTCTCGAGCTTTCTGGGGATCGGGTAGCGAGGAGGGAGCAGAAGC TCAAGGTGCAGTGGGACATGGGCATGACGCCTGATACCGTCGACGGCATTGCGACGGCCACAACACTGAGGGACAAGGCCATCACGACCGTGCGGGCGATGAACTCGCTCTCGGTGCCAGACGGCGAGACGCCATTCAAGATGCTGCAGGCAACGCGGAAGAAGTATGAGGGCCAGGTACGCAACACGGCCGAGGTGCGATGGGTTGCGCCCAACGAGCGCACGGTGGCTCTTCGTCAAGAAGCGCAGGAGAGCGGCAAGGCGTACCGCAAGCGCGTGGAATCGTGGTCCGCAGCAAAAGATGGCATGTGGTGGGGCGCCGAGTCGCAGCGTCCGGGGGCCAAcggggccgaggcgagcaagTAG
- the SEM1 gene encoding 26S proteasome complex subunit SEM1, which produces MAEQKNDKKPEETPAAAPAQEKKKLPQLGALEDDDEFEDFPASEQTTTVADTLATAPGTEQLWEDNWDDDDVEDDFQKQLRQAIAERAGGGDEAMKE; this is translated from the exons ATGGCAGAGCAGAAGAACGACAAGAAGCCCGAGGAGacacctgccgccgcgccggcacaggagaagaagaagctgccgcagctcggcgcgctggaggacgacgacgagtttgag GACTTCCCCGCATCCG AACAAACCACCAcggtcgccgacacgctcgccaccgcccccggCACCGAGCAGCTGTGGGAGGATAactgggacgacgacgacgtcgaggacgacttCCAGAAGCAGCTCCGGCAGGCTATTGCCGAGCGTGCGGGCGGGGGGGACGAGGCGATGAAGGAGTAa